The genomic segment atataaaaaattccaTAACAAAAAGAATCCCTAATATAAGTAGGGATTTAAAGTTAGATGTTTGCGTAGCTATTCCTtcaacaataataaataataaaagtgatGTTATTAAATCGTATTTAACTAGTTTTCTGGCAAGAATATTTACGATTTTTTCTATAtcgaaaatatatatatatgatgattatTTGGAACAAgaacatttaataaataaacaaaaaaattatggggattatcaaaatgaaaaatataaaaaggatataaaaaataatagtaataatgttaataaaaatatgcataTGAATTTAAAGAAAGACTCAAATGATAATGATCATAATACTTTTGACAATATcgtaaataatgaaaagaacAAAGAAGAATCACCcaaatattcttatttatgtaaatatatgcaTTATAATTTACAATATTTAGAAACTCCTCAATACTTAAGAAAACATTTATTTCCAATtacaaattttttaaaaaattcagGAATTATGAATCCAGTAGATGCTCCTCATCATTTAAGGAGTGATGAATGGTTACCTTTTAGAGAAGGTGTAGTTCTTCAAAAATCGTCAAACGGAATTATTGTAGACGTTGGATTATTTTCAAATGTACTCATAGAaaatgtaaattatataaatattggaACAAGAGTTACCGTTTTATTTCAATCAAATTCATATGAACtctttcaaaaaaaaaaccctAACGTTTTATTTACAGGTAAATTAATACATCCATCTGTACCTAAGTTGTACAATTTATATTGGGGATATTCCattgaaatattaaaaaatttgagtgacatttttaaattacaAGTTGACTACTTAATTGGGACATCAGAAAGGGGAAAATTCATTGATGATTCTATGGTATCTTTCAGGGATGCAAagtaataagaaaaaaaaatgaaaatacacTTAATAAGTGTactaaatgaataaatataaataaataaataaaaaaaaaaaatatatatatatatataatttattacatattttttcatttataattttttttttttttttttttttttttttttttgtagatCTGTTCTTATCGTTTTTGGAAATAAAGATGGGTTGGAAGATTTgttaattaaagaaaaagagaaaaaaaagaacaaagtTTTTTCacctgaaaaaaaaattaaagtattaaataaaatgttaaaaaagttcgatttatttattaatacttGTCCATGTCAAACCTCTCGAACGATAAGAACTGAGGAGGCCATAACAATAACTTTATCACTgttacataatattttaaagtagaatatttatgatgaactattaattaattttacatACTTAGTTAAAACAAGcacgtatatatatatatatatatatatatgtatatgtatatatttttttttttttttttttgttattttgtaTGAACGTTATGGAAAAAAGTTAATTAAAATTTGACAGTTGGCTagttggaaaaaaaaaaaaaaaaaattatatttataattttacaattagtttttaaaatgtatatttataaaatataagtaaACTTGACAATTGGCTagttaaaaagaaaaatcatataaaattaataaataaaatattaatttttaaaaataaacacaaaaaaaaaaaaaaaaaagaaaaaaaaaaaaaagaaagaggaataaatattttttaaaaatataacaaaacatacattatatatatatatatatatatatatatatatatacatatttttttttttttttttttccatttgaCTTTGGTTCTGTTAAAATTGTTTTACATTTATAGACATATATAGGTACACATATTTTCAATCCCTTAAAaggtttaaatatatatttaaaaaatgttctgtattttattattattttattttattttattttgatgtAATCAAATTTCAAAATATCTATCAACGTCCATATTGAAatctttcattttataaatattttttgccttttttttctgtatGGATAATTCTTTATTCTTTTGTTCATACATTATACTTTTGAACAATACTTTCCATAAATTTTtgatttgttttgttttgtctCTGATTAAAAATTCATCTTGTGTTTTTTTTGggggtatatataaattttgaaaaGGGATAAAGTCTTTTTTtctgataataattttattaacgTCTACTTTTACATTTTGTCTCTTACGAAATTTGTTATAAAGGaaataagaattattataaattaatttatatggaATAATTCCtttaatatgttttaatatatattttaattggatattatatatacaaatatcatcttcatttagttcaataatattatttgctTTAATATGAGCAAatagtttattttttaaaatatctaatttatcttttttatcatatatataatcaaaatgCTGTTCATCTATCCCtagtaaattattattaatatcattattattttgaattgTGTCATTAGTTATACCATCATTTGGTCCTAATGAAAGAAGacaattttcattttttctatttctattaattctttttttcaacTGAAATGGAGCATATAAAGGAAttctaattttattatattcatcatattcataatttaaaGGTTCCTCACTATcacttaaataataatgtctATTTTCTAAGTATTCTCTTCTagttaaattataaaagttttcttttaaatatacattttcaCCCTTAAATAATCCAACTGGTTTGTTTGGATATATGACTTGGTTTTTTTTTAGCATGgactttaatatataatagttcGATTTTAGGAAATCTGTTTTTTCTTTAGGTATCATATTAGTTACGTAcaagttatataaataatcatcATCTCGTTTATCTATTACTAGTTctgaatttttataatttttcttatttgtaTAGAAACATAATTTTCTAAAAGATTctctaataatattacattgTTTGTCTCCTTTAATAATTGCATTAATTGTATTAGACTTATTACTATTAGTACTACATCTTAATTTGTGTCTTACActtatatcttttaatatattatatttattaatagaaagatataaattataatgatccagattatagaaatatttataaacatttgaatttataaatactttaatatatttattttcatatgaaTTTACTTTTGATATATCTCCAAATTTATCATAAATAATTTCATCATATTCTATCAAATgatttgatatattaaaattatattcttttttttttaattttttatttgcattttttaattcaataatttgatttaaaagaaatttgTTCGTATCATTTGTACTATAAATATCAGCCAACGaattctttatattcatatgttcTTCATCCTCTTCAAAATCAAATATATCATCATCAACATTTTGAGAGGAAtcaaattttaaattatcttttatgtaatttttattttttcttttcgtgtcctcacttttttttatattatattgtaaataaataattcttaatatattttttttttttttatcaaatatgaaaaatttgttatttttttcgaCATACATTTTTCCCTTATAATTTTcacataaaatatgaaaatttttatgagaatattttttattgtctaatttatttaattttaaatcatgattaaaatatatatgacatGTTATATgacatttattttcttttaatatattagatgatgcataattaatattatttgttttttttttctttctaattagatcttcatttattatataattgttatCTTCAGTTggttctatatttttattcgaacatgtttttgtatttttaaacatattatcatctttttcaatatatacattattttctatagaattatttatatatttatccttGGGgtgtttttcctttttatcattttcatcatagGAATAAATCGACAAAAGTGTAGTTGGATCACTAGATGATTCAGATatgtattcttttattttcttattatttccGTAAAAAAGAGAATGTGGAAATTTATTTAAGTtactttttgttttttcatttttatatatttttatttcttctgaTGTTTTTGGTAAGGGCAATagtatatgaaatattttactttcataattatttgtattatcattttttgaaaaattaaagaaattaaaataatatacattaaaaggaaagaaaaacGAAACCCATTTATTAAAACTAGCTGAATAACATTCtgtaaaaatatgatattgTGTAGTTTCATgagttttataatttttcgaactctttttttttttatttaatataaaatcttCTTTCtcaataattataacatcatcattatgataactattattattatgataactattattattactttcatTATGTTTATagctattattatcattattatcttcattgttcatataattatctaTACCtctttcttcattatttaaaagcCTTTCCTGATCACTACTATATGTCTCTATATTATTGATAAAATcgttgaaaaaaatatttttattaaatttttcagaatatttatgataacattttttaataaagtgatcattattatctataGTATAGATTTCATCTTTTAACATAGGTAAAGACATACATATACGACTAGGTATATTTAAACATCTACataaagaaacaaaaattaaattcaACAAAACATTGTTACCTTTTCTTCGGTGTATACACCTAACTAATCTAAATATGATTGATCCtttgaaatattttgaaAGAATTTTATCACCTATAATCCATGCTTTTCTATCAATTGTTaattcaaaataattttttataaataaaaataaatatatcgggtcactatataatttttttgtacttttataatttacatatacaGAATATATTAAACCTTGCACCAATTTATtgttacaaatattatttaaaaaataaagatgacAAATccaacataataaaaatgttattaatttattttcttctattcttttttgtatattcttatatttcaTATCTTTAAACTTTCTTAATTCAtctaaagaaaataatttactTTCATTTGAAATATCATCATCACTGTTTTTATCTAcactataattatttttaatattgtcatcattagtattatttttttttttattactattaccctttttatttttatcaatatttccctttttatttttatgatcatttttcaaattcctttttttatttttgttcatatctttttcatttgatAACTCCTCACTATCTATTTCAATAATTTCTACATCACTGCTCGAACTTTTGTCTTCATTAGTTGTAGTATTATCGGATTCATAAATATCATCAAGATGTATAAAATCCTCATCATTTGTGACATTCAATATTTCCTtatctatataataatcattatcttcttctttattttctgaAACTTCTTTATCTCctttttctaatatttttaattcatcTTCTCCAAACAATTCTCTATCAATCTCATTCCAGGAATCGATATCATCACttttttcatcataaatatcttttttccttttctttttttccattaaaaaaagaaaaaaaaaaaaaaaaaaaaaaacatatatatatatatatatacttatatttaatattttattattatgtgagGTAACTAAATATGTACGTAACgaagatacatatatataatatttatttatgcaATTGTGTCcttcaaaatatttttaaaatgttttgCGCCTTCATTTTCttacattaaaaataatatatacatataatatgtattttatatatatatatacatttacatatgaattacttttttttatacttttgtttaataaaaaataattgcaatataaaaaaatttcgacaaaaaataatttttaaaatatatattataatatatatttataatatataattataatatatatctataattaAGCTTTATATTAAAACCATACGATCTCTTATATACATACTCATCtatgattaatatataaaaaaaaaaaaaataaataaaaataatatatactcaTAATACTTCAATCTCAATTATATTTACGAATTTACCcgtagaaaataaaataaaaagatttatttgaaagaaaaaaaaagtaatattttggtataatatttatattttaggATGTTACAAATGTATCTATAGTAATATTTAcacataaacatatatatatatatataattcaaagtctttataaaaatacattatatatatatatatatatatatatatatgaaatataaatagaatATTTCAAAGTTCAGGAGgggatatataaatatatatatataatatatatatatatacatatagttGTGATATCCTTTTAAGGTTTCATGTAAACATGacgatataaaaatatgattatatgtaataaaattacggattcaaataataataaaaacatatatttttttttatatattgaaatgGAATCATTAAAAACTAATAAACATTgatatttcataataataaaaaagaaagaaaaaaaaaaaatatgtatatatatatatatatatatatataatatagatatgTTATGCGTCAAATGGTTGTATATAGGAACATAGGAAGTATAAGAATgtatatgatattttataatatatatatatatatatatatataatgtatatacataatacatttatatatatatatatatattttttttttttttttttttttggtagcctctattttatttttatttataaaaaaaacattatggtctattaaaataatttattgacattttaatttttttttaaggaaACAAAACAAACATCAAATAGTCtatcttttataattttcccatttttttttgttatttcatataaaacTTGTGTATAATCTTCTTCTATGGGTATAATCAATTTCCCGTTTTCTGCTAGGAGGTCCACTAGAATCTCAGGAAGTTCGCTAGCTGACGCTCCAACATGAATGGCATCGAATAATcctaattcttttttttcttcttcatttacttgataaatatttttatgaataattttaaaattatcaaTTTTTAACAATTCTGGTTTatctctttttatattttctaatgAAAAGTTTACTAAATCTTTTACACGTTCTAATCCTATAACATAAGAATTCTTATTTTCAAGTACGTTCATTTTTATGGCCATACAGACTGTTAGATAACCTGAACCCGATCCTGTATGCAAGGAAGAGAAAATTAAATTTAGAGTGttcatgtttttttttttttttcatctttgaATAATAAGAAGGTAATAAAATTCGTAATTAAACAcgcacacacatatatatatatatatatatatatatgtaaaatttttttttttttttttttttttccttattacCAACATCAATGGCCCTAGATCCAGGTTTTAACACATTAATTAATCTTTTCAAGGACAGAGCGTGCATATGAGGCGCAGATATGGTTACCCCATGACTAATATAAACAGGAGTGTCTATGTAGGGtatttctttaatatattttcctcTATCAAcctatgaaaaaaatatacatatgtataatatatgcacatacaaatatttgtttcattatatataacatatatatatatatgttctaaTTATTACATATCTACCCACTtctatatcttttttatttttcttttttattttaaggTACCTGTAACATAGTATTGTAcacatcatcatcatcaataATCCCCCTTCTTTTCAGATTCTCAAGTAAActtttatgattattttcaGATAATTTGTACATATTATTTGTCGAGGTATATTTGTTGAtatccttatttttttcgttcattatttattaaattattatttaacataataatttatttaagaaataaaaaatttattaatttcccCTCTAACCTTAATTTTTGTGATATGTCAAATTTAATACTTAAAAGTATTTTATAAATCAATGAATTCAAAacatgataaaatatttgtatatcattattttcatatcatttttaagaaaaaaaaaaaaaaaaaaaaatgaataaatgtatcttttataacatattatatatattgtataatattaatcgcgtttttttttttttttttttttttttaaatgtgttaacaattcatatatatattttatattctttttaagaggataaaaataaaaataataaataaatcaaatatatatatatatatatatatatatatatatatatatatatatatatttattccttttttttgaatgatatatttgtcttgtaaaatattaatatatataaaaaaaaagaaaaagtgaAAGAAAATACTCCTTTTTTCATTATGCCTGAAAGATAATTTTTACACGTTAATGTAAAGAAGGCATTTTTTTGaagaataatttttaatatcactagatataattatttaagcGCAGAtgagtatatatttttattttaataaaaagatgTAAATAACCAAGGggggaaaagaaaaagtaaaacataatcagtattatatatatatatatatatatatatatttatatatatttatatatatttttttacctttttttgaaatatataaaatattaaactttcttacataataatttctgaaatagaaaaaaaaaagaaaaaaaagaaaaaagaaaatcatAAACAATTTTCCTATAGATCtattaaaaacaaattaaatgacaaaaaataaagtattcatataaaaattttacgattataaaaattaatcaatacaaattaataaaaaaaaaataaataataaaaaaaaaaaaaaataaaaaagaggaaaatattcttcaaaatttataaaataaattatatacacataatattCTCCTTTTCTccatttttacttttatattcTCTACTCcctataatattttattgttcacataaaaaataatttttttttttactttaatAGTATTATTGTTTAATCATTATATTcgttttataatttcttcatatttataaatacaaaacaATACAatgcaaataaaaaaaaaagaaaaaaaaaattaattttttcgtcatattataaaatgttatatgGTTACATTGGTTTTTctcaaaaatattttaaggttattatttttgtgttCTTACATATGAACACATACACAAGAAAAttcacacacacacatatatatatatatatatatatatatatatatatatatgtatacatttccatatcatctttatattgtgttttgcttttttttattcattttattggTGGTCACTTTTCTGTCCCCATTTTCAGGCTTATCACTATCTTCCATCTTTGAAGAGGTATTAAgatatttatcttttatttggtgactatgtataaaattattattggatacattatttatatccatAGAAACAGTACcagtattttttatattattcatattttctaaAATTATCTTATTGtctacatatttattatcttcttcatttaCTATTGCATTACTTACTTGTGCATATTCTGCATTATGTGATATTGACTGTTtatgattttttatataattgttaatattttcatttacattttgattatttgttttaacaATTTCGATATTACTGTGTTCATTTAATTGAGAAATAGttgaatttaatattttttctgtattatcttttatattattattattatcatcattattatatatatcttcctTATTACGATTGTTATGTGGTATGCTATGTATATCAGACATCGTTTCTTTTGTTTCTTCCTtacttaattttttatcaaaataatttttttccttttctaaGGTAATTTGATCAGAATTTTGATTCTTAGGGTACAATTCCTTTATGTCATATTCATTCTGAGTAATAGTCGgtacataatttatatttacagcatccatataattaatattgtcattattattattgccattattattattgttaatgTTGATGTCGCGATACGATGAAGAagtatcatcataataataatgcgATGTTAATGCTCCCAAATTATCTgatccttttttattatatgaagaatttgctgatttcattttgttattaaaaagaGTATAAGAATTGTTCAGAtggaaatttttatttaatataacattatgaacatataaaatcTCTTTCATTTCagatatttcttttcttaaaTCTTCAATCACATTGatatatgattttatttGTTGCATCTCTtgatttttcttattttcttcattgaACATCATTTTTTGTTCTGCATtaatttgtaattttttttgtgatatTTCTAATATGTAAGAAAATCCATAGGtagatataaatacaataatactaattaataataaaagaaggGTAAGTTGaacaaattttttaattctgattttttttttaagttccACAATTTTATGTTCACTTAATTTATTCTTTAATTTGAAGGAtttaaagtttttttttttttttttttcatttgtaaGCGAtacatcatcataataaggTAATAGcatatgatatttatttgaaaaaatataagaacatATGTACGATAAATAATAGGATACTTTCATTACAAAAGAATTCTTACtatgtaaattatttttgttgttaTATTCATTCTCTTCATTTTCTTGTTGttttttatcttcattattgGTATTATTTAATAGATGGTcatctttaatatttttatatttcagataattattttttctgtGTAACTTTTCAAAGGTTAAACTTCTTGTGTTTTTATAATctctattattataattatgtgtATCTTCcaaattttttgtattatcagATTTATGTAAATGTAGGAAGGAAGTATCATTACTTCGATCATCTTCATTttgaagaattattatattattacttatatgattattactATAACTTTTGCtgctactattattattattattattattcaaacATTTGTTGCTactacttttattattattatcatcatcatcatcatcatcatcatcatcatcatttattttattatcattcatTATACCAttaatcattttattatcatcaactTTATCAAcattaatattgttattatttgttcCGTTATGTGTGCTGCTGTCCGACAAATTGTTGTAATAACTAGTTTCGTATATATCATTGCACACATTaccattcatattattactaaaATTTTGACTAACATCACTGTTATTTATATGAGTTCCATGTTCATTAGTCAAAACAATTATAGGTAAGTCATCCTTGACagcatttaatttattttcgcATATTTTATTCTGATTCTCTTCTTCCCTACttacaatatttataagGTAATGTATCTTTTTGTGCTCTTTATAATTCTGTTCGAAACATTCTTGGgaacaataaaatattttcttgttGTTCTTTAAACAAATA from the Plasmodium falciparum 3D7 genome assembly, chromosome: 14 genome contains:
- a CDS encoding RNA methyltransferase, putative; the protein is MGDDEKYPFIDKVSKKHINKSNKKKKNNISNEENEKLNINNIEEKHKIDNTKESNVEQFNVSLNDDIKNSITKRIPNISRDLKLDVCVAIPSTIINNKSDVIKSYLTSFLARIFTIFSISKIYIYDDYLEQEHLINKQKNYGDYQNEKYKKDIKNNSNNVNKNMHMNLKKDSNDNDHNTFDNIVNNEKNKEESPKYSYLCKYMHYNLQYLETPQYLRKHLFPITNFLKNSGIMNPVDAPHHLRSDEWLPFREGVVLQKSSNGIIVDVGLFSNVLIENVNYINIGTRVTVLFQSNSYELFQKKNPNVLFTGKLIHPSVPKLYNLYWGYSIEILKNLSDIFKLQVDYLIGTSERGKFIDDSMVSFRDAKSVLIVFGNKDGLEDLLIKEKEKKKNKVFSPEKKIKVLNKMLKKFDLFINTCPCQTSRTIRTEEAITITLSLLHNILK
- a CDS encoding protein-L-isoaspartate(D-aspartate) O-methyltransferase, putative; the protein is MYKLSENNHKSLLENLKRRGIIDDDDVYNTMLQVDRGKYIKEIPYIDTPVYISHGVTISAPHMHALSLKRLINVLKPGSRAIDVGSGSGYLTVCMAIKMNVLENKNSYVIGLERVKDLVNFSLENIKRDKPELLKIDNFKIIHKNIYQVNEEEKKELGLFDAIHVGASASELPEILVDLLAENGKLIIPIEEDYTQVLYEITKKNGKIIKDRLFDVCFVSLKKN
- a CDS encoding HP12 protein homolog, putative, with product MTICSGCGVVTEVTICCPICLKNNKKIFYCSQECFEQNYKEHKKIHYLINIVSREEENQNKICENKLNAVKDDLPIIVLTNEHGTHINNSDVSQNFSNNMNGNVCNDIYETSYYNNLSDSSTHNGTNNNNINVDKVDDNKMINGIMNDNKINDDDDDDDDDDDNNNKSSSNKCLNNNNNNNSSSKSYSNNHISNNIIILQNEDDRSNDTSFLHLHKSDNTKNLEDTHNYNNRDYKNTRSLTFEKLHRKNNYLKYKNIKDDHLLNNTNNEDKKQQENEENEYNNKNNLHSKNSFVMKVSYYLSYICSYIFSNKYHMLLPYYDDVSLTNEKKKKKNFKSFKLKNKLSEHKIVELKKKIRIKKFVQLTLLLLLISIIVFISTYGFSYILEISQKKLQINAEQKMMFNEENKKNQEMQQIKSYINVIEDLRKEISEMKEILYVHNVILNKNFHLNNSYTLFNNKMKSANSSYNKKGSDNLGALTSHYYYDDTSSSYRDININNNNNGNNNNDNINYMDAVNINYVPTITQNEYDIKELYPKNQNSDQITLEKEKNYFDKKLSKEETKETMSDIHSIPHNNRNKEDIYNNDDNNNNIKDNTEKILNSTISQLNEHSNIEIVKTNNQNVNENINNYIKNHKQSISHNAEYAQVSNAIVNEEDNKYVDNKIILENMNNIKNTGTVSMDINNVSNNNFIHSHQIKDKYLNTSSKMEDSDKPENGDRKVTTNKMNKKKQNTI